From the Halalkalicoccus sp. CGA53 genome, one window contains:
- a CDS encoding rhodanese-like domain-containing protein has translation MEGLTMSDADESTTGGSSEEGLQLAEGSAAQPSVRDTTKVPTEAQRVRHRDSISTGYDELVRVAEATVRVYTPAEAIDLGDETQVLFVDVRGAVELSEGMISGAIHASRGHLEAHLDPDNTRYVRELDDAAEIIFYCAGGARSALAAQRAQELGFDRVGHLAGEASAWKDAGGPIRVVDNR, from the coding sequence ATGGAGGGGCTGACGATGAGTGATGCTGACGAATCGACGACGGGCGGATCGTCGGAGGAGGGACTACAGCTAGCAGAGGGATCAGCGGCGCAACCATCAGTCCGGGATACAACGAAGGTACCGACGGAAGCACAACGGGTGCGTCACAGGGACAGTATATCGACTGGATACGACGAGCTGGTCAGAGTGGCTGAAGCCACCGTCAGGGTGTATACGCCAGCGGAAGCAATTGATCTGGGCGACGAAACGCAGGTCCTCTTCGTGGACGTCCGTGGCGCTGTCGAACTGTCCGAAGGGATGATTTCCGGAGCCATCCACGCGTCGAGGGGACACCTGGAGGCTCATCTGGATCCCGACAACACGCGGTACGTGCGTGAACTCGACGATGCAGCCGAGATCATCTTCTACTGTGCGGGTGGTGCACGCTCGGCGCTGGCTGCACAGCGGGCGCAGGAACTGGGATTCGACCGCGTCGGACACCTCGCCGGTGAGGCCTCGGCATGGAAGGACGCTGGTGGACCGATACGAGTGGTCGACAACCGTTGA
- a CDS encoding FAD-binding oxidoreductase has protein sequence MGSEAENGDQFDEFDADFLGDLIRPGDSDYDDARAVWNGMIDKHPSVIARCQDVADVIDAVEFARERDLLVAVRGGGHNAAGLGTCDDGIVINLSPMNWVNVDPDARRVRVGGGATWRDVDHATQAFGLAVPGGVVSHTGVAGLTLGGGYGHLRRAYGLTCDNLVSVDLVTADGRFLTASEDEHADLFWAVRGGGGAFGIVTAFEFEAHRIGTEVATVETWHSIEDATAAFETWRDFAETAPRTVSGEAIIWGVPEDPHFPEEHHDDPVAIITAVHSGDPEEGEDLLRPLREFGSPLFDFSGRTRYLDLQQGFDPFFPAQEHRYYQGSVYLDSLDDEVIADLLDRAETRPDPRVLYYVWNLGGAIADVPEHATAFSGREHPYLLAIDGKWDDPAEDDAVLEWARSFQRDMQVHSPGESYRNFPGLGEGEGGETQRTPARDETDDRIVEVKGQYDPTNVFSRNHGATPSESARTDGGADDE, from the coding sequence ATGGGATCTGAAGCAGAAAACGGTGACCAATTCGACGAGTTCGACGCGGACTTTCTCGGCGATCTGATTCGGCCTGGGGATTCCGACTACGACGACGCTCGCGCCGTCTGGAACGGCATGATCGACAAACATCCTTCCGTGATCGCTCGATGCCAGGACGTCGCTGACGTGATCGATGCGGTCGAGTTCGCCCGCGAGCGGGACCTGCTCGTTGCCGTCCGCGGCGGCGGGCACAACGCCGCAGGCCTCGGAACCTGTGACGACGGGATCGTCATCAATCTCTCTCCGATGAACTGGGTGAACGTTGATCCCGACGCCCGACGCGTACGCGTCGGCGGCGGTGCCACGTGGCGGGACGTCGATCATGCGACGCAGGCGTTCGGACTCGCCGTTCCGGGTGGGGTCGTTTCCCACACTGGTGTCGCGGGCCTCACACTCGGCGGCGGGTACGGTCACCTCCGACGAGCGTACGGCCTGACCTGCGACAACCTCGTCTCGGTCGATCTGGTCACTGCCGACGGCCGCTTCCTGACTGCCAGCGAGGACGAGCACGCGGACCTCTTCTGGGCGGTCCGCGGGGGTGGCGGTGCCTTCGGCATCGTGACCGCCTTCGAGTTCGAGGCGCATCGGATCGGGACCGAGGTGGCCACGGTGGAGACGTGGCACTCCATCGAGGACGCGACGGCGGCCTTCGAGACCTGGCGCGACTTCGCCGAGACCGCGCCGCGAACGGTCAGTGGGGAGGCGATCATCTGGGGCGTACCGGAAGACCCCCACTTTCCGGAGGAGCATCACGATGACCCCGTCGCTATCATCACCGCCGTCCACTCTGGCGACCCCGAGGAGGGTGAGGACCTCCTCCGGCCACTTCGGGAGTTCGGCTCGCCGTTGTTCGACTTCAGTGGCCGGACCCGGTACCTCGACCTCCAGCAGGGGTTCGACCCGTTCTTCCCGGCTCAGGAGCACCGGTACTACCAGGGGTCGGTCTACCTCGATTCGCTGGACGACGAGGTCATCGCCGATCTCCTCGATCGGGCCGAGACGCGGCCGGACCCCCGGGTGCTCTACTACGTGTGGAACCTCGGTGGGGCGATCGCTGACGTCCCGGAGCACGCCACGGCGTTCAGCGGCCGGGAGCACCCGTATCTCCTCGCTATCGACGGGAAATGGGACGACCCCGCGGAAGACGACGCGGTCCTCGAGTGGGCGCGGTCCTTCCAGCGGGACATGCAGGTCCACTCCCCGGGTGAGAGTTACCGAAACTTCCCTGGACTGGGCGAGGGCGAGGGCGGAGAAACCCAACGGACTCCCGCGCGTGACGAGACGGACGACCGGATAGTCGAGGTGAAGGGCCAGTACGACCCGACGAACGTGTTCAGCCGCAATCACGGCGCCACGCCGTCCGAATCGGCGCGGACTGATGGAGGGGCTGACGATGAGTGA
- a CDS encoding helix-turn-helix transcriptional regulator, translated as MDPTPDDIEFLVTSDHRVAVLDALTTGPSDRDGLRSATGASSPTMSRILTDFEERNWVEREGGTYQLTGLGEFVAERLAEFVDAMTVEHRLRDVWQWLPHEFDGFSVELFTDVEVTYPSPGYPDRLIERRIELITETATWRGVGVAMLGLRTLETSFGRFLDQGDEFQCEYIYPPEVFEELLSWGDTETIMNAADSESYTVLLHEDLPIDDRYELCLFDDRVTICCYDHELGRLQALVETTSPDVWTWAESCYERFRAEARPLGDVYERDSLPSF; from the coding sequence ATGGACCCGACACCCGACGACATCGAATTTCTCGTCACGTCGGACCACCGCGTAGCCGTGCTCGACGCACTGACCACGGGCCCGAGCGACCGTGACGGGTTGCGATCCGCGACGGGGGCTTCGTCGCCAACCATGAGCCGGATCCTCACCGACTTCGAGGAGCGCAACTGGGTCGAACGGGAGGGCGGGACGTACCAGCTGACCGGCCTGGGCGAGTTCGTCGCCGAACGACTCGCGGAGTTCGTGGACGCGATGACCGTCGAGCACCGACTTCGTGACGTCTGGCAGTGGTTACCACACGAATTCGACGGTTTCAGCGTCGAGTTATTTACGGATGTAGAGGTCACATATCCCAGTCCCGGGTATCCGGATCGGCTGATCGAACGCCGTATCGAACTGATCACGGAGACTGCGACGTGGCGTGGGGTCGGTGTGGCGATGTTGGGGCTGCGGACGTTGGAGACCTCGTTCGGTCGGTTCCTCGACCAGGGGGACGAGTTCCAGTGTGAGTATATCTATCCGCCCGAAGTGTTCGAGGAACTCCTGTCGTGGGGAGACACAGAGACGATCATGAACGCAGCCGACAGCGAGAGCTACACCGTCTTGCTACACGAGGACCTTCCAATCGACGATCGGTACGAACTCTGTCTGTTCGACGACCGCGTGACCATCTGTTGTTACGATCACGAACTGGGAAGATTGCAGGCGCTCGTCGAGACGACGAGTCCCGACGTGTGGACGTGGGCGGAGTCGTGCTACGAACGGTTTCGTGCCGAAGCCCGGCCGCTCGGAGACGTCTACGAACGCGATTCCCTGCCATCGTTTTGA
- a CDS encoding DUF5809 family protein, protein METHGLLRPETTDEAREAYRSLAPTATTVVRESARAMGFDRKEMDQRVTDGVYATAHEALYASLLSVTDGSREEFETWKGEFDGEVTVMGGENVDRVVWHAFSGEGLAATYQNEPEAARGTLRRMAFGRLYRDVLHE, encoded by the coding sequence ATGGAGACACACGGACTGCTCCGCCCCGAGACGACCGACGAGGCGCGTGAGGCCTACCGATCGCTCGCACCGACGGCGACGACGGTGGTACGGGAGTCCGCCCGCGCGATGGGCTTCGACCGCAAGGAGATGGACCAGCGCGTCACTGACGGTGTGTACGCGACGGCACACGAGGCGCTCTACGCCTCGCTGCTCTCGGTCACCGACGGGAGCCGCGAGGAGTTCGAGACCTGGAAGGGGGAGTTCGACGGAGAGGTGACGGTCATGGGCGGCGAGAACGTCGACCGCGTCGTCTGGCACGCCTTTTCGGGGGAGGGACTCGCCGCGACCTACCAGAACGAACCCGAGGCGGCGCGGGGGACGCTGCGCAGGATGGCGTTCGGACGGCTGTATCGGGACGTTCTGCACGAATGA
- a CDS encoding DUF5810 domain-containing protein → MGYACPVCEAPQRDAAHLANHLAFTAIGGDDAHETWLDDHVPDWGERDPAGLGAEVSEYAQEREVEATTEERLAEGDAHGGPTRRPDLDAEAQEVLAEAEAMTREMIGRPEGGNEESESGTEDG, encoded by the coding sequence ATGGGCTACGCCTGTCCGGTCTGTGAGGCACCACAGCGCGACGCCGCGCACCTGGCGAACCACCTCGCGTTCACCGCGATCGGCGGCGACGACGCACACGAGACCTGGCTCGACGACCACGTCCCCGACTGGGGCGAGCGCGACCCCGCCGGTCTCGGGGCCGAAGTGAGCGAGTACGCGCAGGAGCGAGAGGTCGAGGCGACGACCGAGGAACGACTCGCCGAGGGGGACGCACACGGCGGACCGACGAGGAGGCCGGATCTGGACGCCGAAGCGCAGGAGGTACTCGCCGAGGCCGAGGCGATGACCCGCGAGATGATCGGGAGACCGGAGGGAGGCAACGAGGAGTCCGAGTCCGGAACGGAAGACGGGTAG